One part of the Glycine max cultivar Williams 82 chromosome 14, Glycine_max_v4.0, whole genome shotgun sequence genome encodes these proteins:
- the LOC100500561 gene encoding calcium-binding EF-hand family protein codes for MCPLTPSDLLRIFEKVDMNGDGFLSLEELKMLLEKTGFGYSIEELESLVGKKSLDFSEFLFFYESRLKQNNNGEKELGASGGDDSDEVEEVERDLVKAFKVFDLDDDGFITSQELECVLKRLGMWDDERCGKDCASMICSYDTNFDGKLDFQEFKGMMLLTTS; via the coding sequence ATGTGTCCACTAACACCGAGTGACTTGCTGCGGATTTTCGAGAAGGTGGACATGAATGGCGATGGGTTTTTGAGCCTTGAGGAGTTGAAGATGCTGCTAGAGAAGACAGGGTTCGGTTATAGCATTGAGGAATTGGAGTCTTTGGTGGGAAAGAAAAGCCTCGACTTCAGTGAGTTCTTGTTCTTTTATGAATCTAGGTTGAAGCAGAACAATAATGGGGAGAAGGAATTAGGGGCTAGTGGGGGGGATGATAGTGATGAGGTTGAGGAAGTGGAGAGGGACCTTGTCAAGGCTTTCAAGGTGTTTGATTTGGATGATGATGGGTTCATCACAAGCCAAGAGCTTGAGTGTGTGTTGAAGAGGCTTGGCATGTGGGATGATGAAAGGTGTGGCAAGGATTGTGCATCCATGATTTGCTCCTATGACACTAACTTTGATGGCAAGCTTGATTTTCAGGAGTTTAAGGGCATGATGCTTCTTACAACTTCATGA